One Bacteroidales bacterium DNA window includes the following coding sequences:
- a CDS encoding acyloxyacyl hydrolase has product MKSFLPLFLLVISIQSYSQDSLYSGRTRDFPGIAVSYHKGDVLQTTDFVKGDNLSHRPITQHQSISLKLLWQNPGYTEWQKIFKGPYYGIGFYAGDFYNAREIGYPLSAYGVLGIPIIRVKKLELYTEFQYGIAWNWAHYDSIYNPKNLAIGGGLTVHLDIGVNAWYPLTKYLDLGAGVSFTHFSNGGFERPNRGMNLYAPFAELKYHFRGRPETRTIEKAGRADRDMAIISALTTNSIPIILQWEA; this is encoded by the coding sequence ATGAAATCGTTCCTTCCACTATTTCTCCTGGTTATTTCAATTCAAAGCTATTCTCAAGATTCCCTTTATTCCGGCAGAACCCGCGACTTTCCGGGCATTGCTGTCAGTTATCATAAAGGGGATGTACTACAAACGACTGATTTTGTGAAAGGCGATAATCTTTCGCATAGGCCTATCACCCAACATCAATCCATTTCCTTAAAACTACTATGGCAGAATCCGGGTTATACCGAATGGCAAAAAATCTTTAAAGGTCCTTATTATGGAATAGGTTTTTATGCCGGCGACTTCTATAATGCCCGTGAGATCGGATATCCCTTGTCAGCCTACGGAGTATTGGGAATTCCGATCATTCGGGTCAAAAAACTAGAACTTTATACTGAATTTCAGTATGGCATTGCCTGGAACTGGGCACATTACGATTCCATCTACAATCCCAAAAACCTTGCTATCGGGGGTGGACTCACGGTACACCTTGACATTGGTGTGAATGCCTGGTATCCATTGACAAAATACCTGGATCTCGGTGCGGGTGTCAGTTTCACCCACTTTTCCAACGGAGGCTTTGAACGGCCAAACCGGGGAATGAATCTTTATGCCCCTTTTGCCGAACTTAAATATCATTTCAGGGGAAGGCCTGAAACGCGAACTATTGAGAAAGCTGGCAGAGCTGACCGGGATATGGCGATCATCAGCGCGTTGACCACGAACTCGATTCCAATTATTTTGCAGTGGGAGGCTTGA
- a CDS encoding methyltransferase domain-containing protein, giving the protein MLKEVKCNFADVMQSIPVADDHADMIICQEGIEHFSDQLKVFKEFNRILKLKGRLLITTPSYSNIRSRISYLLFESENFRKMPPNEIDDIWMSDKSLHQEIYHGHIFLIGLQKLRILATLAGFRISEVRYTRISKASVILFPFFYPFIFLSSILRYFRCLRKHKNLNPETVKRIYSEQLKLNLHPANLLNHHTFMIFKKENELKDLDFRQESLVKPFGKIM; this is encoded by the coding sequence ATGCTCAAGGAGGTTAAGTGCAATTTCGCGGATGTGATGCAAAGTATTCCTGTTGCAGATGACCATGCCGATATGATTATCTGCCAGGAAGGAATTGAACACTTCAGTGACCAGCTCAAGGTGTTCAAAGAGTTCAACCGTATACTGAAATTGAAAGGCCGCTTACTTATCACGACTCCCTCCTATTCCAACATTCGATCCAGGATCTCCTATCTTTTATTTGAAAGTGAGAACTTCCGGAAAATGCCTCCCAATGAAATTGATGATATCTGGATGTCGGATAAAAGCCTGCATCAGGAGATTTACCATGGTCATATTTTCCTCATTGGGTTGCAGAAACTCAGAATACTTGCAACACTTGCCGGATTCAGGATCAGTGAGGTCCGTTATACCAGGATCAGCAAGGCTTCTGTTATACTATTCCCTTTTTTTTACCCATTTATTTTCCTTAGCTCAATCCTTCGGTATTTTAGGTGCCTCAGGAAACATAAGAATTTAAACCCGGAAACTGTTAAAAGAATTTACAGTGAACAATTAAAGCTGAATCTACATCCTGCTAACCTTTTAAATCATCATACATTCATGATCTTTAAAAAAGAAAATGAATTGAAAGACCTGGATTTCCGGCAGGAGAGCCTGGTAAAGCCTTTCGGTAAGATAATGTAG
- a CDS encoding T9SS type A sorting domain-containing protein, giving the protein MLQIDTVNYDDTDPWPVEPDGNGPTLELINPTLDNALASSWKASYTPHGTPGEPNFYVKVPEIPEAGKRPVISLSPNPMNSFTQVSVRMDQLTGSNSLAIFDLTGREVKRYETSGTIVRIDREGLSGGVYVVRLIDQSGRWLQSAKLVVQ; this is encoded by the coding sequence GTGCTTCAGATCGACACTGTGAATTATGATGATACAGACCCATGGCCTGTTGAACCGGATGGAAATGGTCCCACACTGGAACTGATTAATCCTACGCTCGATAATGCGCTGGCCAGCAGTTGGAAAGCTTCCTATACGCCGCATGGCACACCCGGTGAACCTAATTTTTATGTGAAAGTGCCTGAAATACCCGAAGCTGGTAAGCGCCCGGTTATCAGCCTTTCCCCAAACCCTATGAATTCCTTTACACAGGTATCGGTTAGAATGGATCAACTCACAGGATCGAATTCACTGGCAATTTTTGATCTGACAGGCAGGGAGGTCAAACGTTACGAAACGTCAGGAACCATTGTGCGAATCGACAGGGAAGGTTTATCAGGCGGGGTCTATGTGGTACGTTTGATCGATCAGTCAGGACGTTGGCTGCAATCAGCAAAGCTGGTAGTACAGTAG
- a CDS encoding lamin tail domain-containing protein, whose amino-acid sequence MPSPLSLSWEGYYYGGIDVLLKSVEIDPTYKFDHWELNNHIVQPSDTATLVRLQLLTNDVITAVFVPRTKNDTLVINEINYNSSPDFDPGDWVEIYNPQSYSVDVSGWVFKDEDDLHSYVIPQGTVMPAMGYLVLCTDITAFDPLFPAVQNRIGPTGFGLSENGN is encoded by the coding sequence ATTCCATCACCCCTGAGCTTATCCTGGGAAGGATACTATTACGGTGGCATTGATGTATTACTTAAATCTGTCGAGATTGATCCCACCTATAAGTTCGATCATTGGGAACTTAACAATCATATTGTCCAGCCTTCTGATACCGCCACTTTAGTCAGGCTGCAATTACTAACCAATGATGTCATTACGGCGGTATTTGTCCCACGTACAAAAAATGATACGCTGGTAATCAATGAGATAAATTATAATTCAAGTCCTGATTTTGATCCGGGTGACTGGGTTGAAATTTATAATCCTCAGTCTTATTCAGTGGATGTTTCCGGTTGGGTTTTTAAAGATGAAGATGACTTACATTCTTATGTAATTCCCCAGGGAACTGTGATGCCTGCAATGGGATATCTGGTTCTTTGTACTGATATTACTGCATTTGACCCTTTATTCCCTGCAGTTCAGAACAGAATAGGGCCGACAGGTTTTGGTTTAAGCGAAAATGGGAATTAA
- a CDS encoding lamin tail domain-containing protein — MVINEYCVTNVDQHADNYGEFPDWIELYNAGSSVVNLKDYGLSDNPDNPDKWKFPVNFNLPSHGYKIIWLSGRNESSLTGIHTNFKLTQTKIPAESLVLSDPTGVVLEEKVLEVTQLGHSRGRTTDGSSEWSVFTAPTFGSSNNSATPYTRYAEKPVMSVDAGFYTNSFSLTITTNELNAVIRYTTNGYEPKPTSLTVTGPITMATTRVMKAKTFSSDPQVLPSLVEFRTYFFNVSHSLPVISVAADNLTDLLNGDASLVPYGSYEYFGTDDQLTTSSYGQINKHGQDSWGNPQRSIDVVSRDECGYNSALKNKFFKTSDRTEFQRLILRASGDDNYPAKDSAIQMRDDFIMTASDLMGQNLDWRRSHRCVLYANGQFWGVYAIRERDDDADYCEYYYGQDKYNLQFCMLWGGTWSEYGGQQAIDDYHDLYYYIMHNNMASPEKFDYVASQYDYTSLADYVIINSYVVCSDWINWNVGWWRGMDSTGSHKKWGYILWDEDATFNHYINYTGYQHNCQQLHHVSRRVSRKILRVILIS, encoded by the coding sequence GTGGTTATCAATGAGTATTGTGTAACAAATGTAGATCAGCATGCGGATAATTATGGAGAATTTCCTGATTGGATTGAATTGTACAATGCTGGCAGCTCAGTAGTTAACTTAAAAGATTATGGTTTAAGTGATAATCCTGATAATCCTGATAAGTGGAAGTTCCCGGTAAATTTCAACCTTCCTTCGCATGGATATAAAATTATTTGGCTTTCCGGAAGAAATGAATCCTCATTAACAGGTATTCACACCAATTTTAAACTCACTCAAACCAAAATTCCGGCTGAGTCGCTGGTACTCTCTGATCCTACTGGTGTTGTGCTAGAGGAAAAGGTTTTGGAAGTCACACAATTAGGACATTCCAGGGGCCGCACTACCGATGGATCTTCAGAGTGGTCAGTATTTACGGCTCCCACATTCGGAAGTTCAAATAATTCAGCAACGCCATATACCAGGTATGCTGAAAAACCTGTTATGAGTGTTGATGCCGGTTTTTATACCAATAGCTTCAGCCTTACAATCACCACCAATGAGTTGAATGCTGTTATCAGGTATACCACAAATGGCTATGAGCCCAAACCGACTTCCTTAACGGTTACCGGACCCATTACGATGGCCACAACCAGGGTGATGAAGGCTAAGACTTTTAGCAGTGATCCGCAGGTTTTGCCCAGCCTTGTTGAGTTCAGAACTTATTTTTTCAATGTAAGCCATTCATTGCCGGTTATTTCAGTGGCTGCTGATAACCTTACTGACCTGCTGAATGGTGACGCTTCTCTTGTCCCTTATGGATCCTATGAATATTTTGGAACGGATGATCAATTGACTACCTCTTCGTACGGACAGATCAATAAACATGGCCAGGACTCATGGGGCAACCCTCAGCGCAGTATTGATGTGGTTAGCAGGGATGAATGCGGTTATAATTCTGCTTTAAAGAATAAATTTTTCAAAACCAGCGACAGAACTGAGTTTCAGCGGTTGATCCTCAGGGCATCCGGTGATGATAACTATCCTGCAAAAGATTCTGCCATCCAGATGAGAGACGATTTTATCATGACAGCATCTGACCTTATGGGTCAAAACCTGGATTGGCGCCGTTCACATCGCTGTGTGCTTTATGCCAACGGTCAATTCTGGGGCGTATATGCTATCCGCGAAAGAGATGATGATGCTGACTATTGTGAGTATTATTACGGGCAGGATAAATATAACCTTCAATTCTGCATGCTTTGGGGTGGAACCTGGTCAGAATATGGGGGACAGCAGGCCATTGACGATTATCATGATCTGTATTATTACATCATGCATAACAATATGGCATCACCTGAAAAGTTCGATTACGTAGCCAGTCAGTATGATTATACCAGCCTGGCCGATTATGTGATCATCAATTCCTATGTGGTTTGCAGCGATTGGATCAACTGGAATGTGGGTTGGTGGAGAGGAATGGATTCAACCGGTTCGCATAAAAAATGGGGATATATTCTATGGGATGAGGATGCCACATTCAACCATTACATTAATTACACTGGGTACCAACACAATTGCCAACAGCTACACCATGTTTCCAGGAGGGTATCACGCAAGATCCTGAGGGTCATATTGATATCCTGA
- a CDS encoding glycoside hydrolase family 125 protein: MVSRRKFIANTSAGIAGLAVSNHIFGSVFQPFGEYTSNRPIVGKRNFESKAVEAMIAEVKAAISDPELAWLFENCFPNTLDTTVIPANIRGKADTFVITGDIRAMWLRDSTAQVWPYLPLLNKEPELKRLISGVVNRQVLCIKLDPYANAFMYGEEISQWKTDLTDMKPGLHERKWEIDSLCYPIRLAHGYWKETRDTSIFDDEWQAAMELVYATFIQQQRKESRGPYTFKRETAWQSDTVAGNGYGNPINPVGLICSTFRPSDDATIFPFLVPSNFFAVQSLRQLADIQQEVRANAAFALKLRALANEVENALMKYAVSAHLDYGKIIAYEVDGFGNKLFMDDANVPSLLSLPYLGCMEPGSELYSNTRRFLLSKDNPWYFSGKAAKGIGSPHTLIDKIWPIALTMQALTSTQPDEIRECIVTLKNTHAGKGFMHESFNKDNPADYTRNWFAWANTLFGELIIKVYKEHPQILRNI, translated from the coding sequence ATGGTTTCAAGAAGAAAGTTTATTGCGAACACCTCTGCCGGGATTGCTGGCTTAGCTGTATCAAATCATATTTTCGGTTCAGTTTTTCAGCCTTTTGGCGAATATACCAGTAACCGTCCGATAGTTGGAAAAAGGAATTTTGAAAGTAAGGCAGTAGAAGCTATGATTGCCGAAGTTAAAGCAGCCATCAGCGATCCTGAACTGGCCTGGCTGTTTGAGAATTGTTTTCCAAACACCCTCGACACCACAGTGATTCCGGCCAACATCCGCGGAAAGGCAGATACATTTGTCATTACCGGCGACATCCGGGCTATGTGGCTCAGGGATTCTACTGCACAGGTATGGCCTTACCTGCCCCTGCTTAACAAGGAACCTGAGTTGAAAAGGCTTATTTCAGGGGTAGTAAACAGGCAGGTGCTATGCATAAAACTGGATCCTTACGCCAATGCCTTCATGTATGGTGAAGAGATCAGCCAGTGGAAGACCGACCTTACCGATATGAAGCCGGGGTTGCATGAGCGGAAGTGGGAAATTGACTCCCTCTGCTATCCGATCCGACTTGCACATGGTTACTGGAAAGAAACCCGTGACACTTCCATTTTCGATGACGAATGGCAGGCCGCCATGGAACTGGTGTATGCCACTTTTATTCAGCAACAACGTAAAGAAAGCCGCGGCCCTTATACCTTTAAGAGAGAAACAGCCTGGCAATCAGATACTGTTGCCGGCAATGGATATGGCAATCCCATCAACCCTGTAGGACTGATCTGTTCAACTTTCCGCCCTTCAGACGATGCCACAATTTTCCCTTTCCTGGTACCATCGAATTTCTTTGCCGTCCAATCGTTGCGACAACTGGCCGATATTCAGCAGGAAGTAAGAGCCAATGCCGCTTTTGCCCTGAAATTAAGAGCCCTTGCCAATGAGGTTGAAAATGCACTAATGAAGTATGCTGTTTCTGCTCACCTTGATTATGGCAAAATCATTGCTTATGAGGTGGATGGATTTGGAAACAAATTATTCATGGATGATGCCAATGTCCCGAGCCTGCTGTCATTACCCTACCTGGGCTGCATGGAACCCGGTAGCGAATTATATTCAAATACAAGAAGGTTCCTGCTCAGCAAGGATAATCCATGGTATTTCAGTGGAAAAGCAGCCAAAGGAATTGGCAGTCCGCATACGCTGATCGATAAAATATGGCCCATCGCCCTAACCATGCAGGCCCTTACCAGCACGCAACCCGATGAAATCAGGGAATGTATTGTGACGTTGAAAAACACCCATGCCGGAAAAGGATTTATGCATGAATCATTTAACAAAGACAATCCCGCCGACTATACCAGGAATTGGTTTGCCTGGGCCAACACCCTCTTCGGAGAGTTGATCATCAAGGTTTACAAAGAGCACCCGCAGATACTCAGAAACATTTAG
- a CDS encoding NPCBM/NEW2 domain-containing protein, with protein sequence MRLFSLLLALLMMAGFESVSSQNADTVWLSSLDLSKASTGWGQLGKDVSCMGNPLRLNGVEYQKGFGTHANSMLYVRLNGGCIRFSAIVGVDDQEKLTTGSVVFSIYGAGAMLWKSQVLTSGGISEKFDINVTGIDTLILIADGAGDGINYDHADWAQAYFLVTGVSPETVNRVKEEAIILTPKPSPNPRINGPKIYGVRPGHDFLYKIPATGKKPISYAVTGLPDGLTVDKASGIISGKVKKPGKYETTLVAKNELGADKRKFTIVVGDQIALTPPLGWNSWNCFACAIDQDKVKAAADAMIQSGLADYGWSYINIDDCWMVKPDSDDPIVGGKTRDEQGNYATNKKFPDIKGLTDYVHSQGLKVGIYSGPGPKTCAGYEACYLHEEADALQFARWGFDYLKYDWCDYERIAKDHSLAELKKPYTVMRNALDKADRDIVYSLCQYGMGDVWEWGEEVGGNCWRTTGDITDDWSSMESIGFGQAGKEKYAGPGHWNDPDMLVVGMVGWGPSLHPTRLSPNEQYTHISLWSLLASPLLIGCDMTQMDDFTLNLLTNSEVLGHQPGSPGPAGQPGTAAQ encoded by the coding sequence ATGAGATTATTTTCACTTTTACTGGCCCTGCTTATGATGGCGGGTTTTGAATCTGTTTCATCCCAGAATGCAGATACTGTCTGGCTTTCCTCTCTCGATTTGTCGAAAGCCTCTACTGGCTGGGGACAACTTGGAAAAGATGTTTCCTGCATGGGAAACCCCTTGCGCCTGAACGGTGTTGAATATCAGAAGGGATTCGGCACTCATGCCAACAGTATGTTATATGTCAGGCTGAATGGAGGTTGCATACGTTTCAGTGCCATAGTTGGGGTTGATGATCAAGAAAAACTGACAACCGGTTCGGTAGTTTTCAGTATTTATGGTGCCGGGGCTATGCTCTGGAAAAGCCAGGTTCTGACTTCCGGAGGGATTTCCGAGAAATTCGACATCAACGTTACCGGCATCGATACACTGATCCTTATTGCAGATGGGGCCGGTGACGGCATCAATTATGACCATGCCGACTGGGCACAGGCCTATTTCCTTGTTACAGGTGTCAGTCCCGAAACTGTGAACCGCGTGAAGGAAGAAGCCATCATTTTAACCCCTAAACCCTCCCCAAATCCCAGGATTAACGGGCCAAAGATCTATGGGGTAAGGCCAGGGCACGATTTTCTTTACAAGATCCCTGCTACCGGAAAAAAGCCCATATCTTATGCAGTAACAGGCTTGCCGGATGGATTAACCGTTGATAAAGCGAGCGGAATCATCAGCGGGAAAGTGAAAAAACCGGGTAAGTATGAAACGACCCTTGTTGCTAAAAATGAACTGGGTGCCGACAAAAGGAAATTCACCATTGTGGTTGGCGATCAGATAGCCCTCACTCCTCCCCTTGGATGGAACAGCTGGAATTGCTTTGCCTGTGCCATTGATCAGGATAAAGTGAAAGCGGCAGCTGATGCAATGATCCAATCAGGCCTTGCCGATTATGGCTGGAGTTATATCAATATCGATGATTGCTGGATGGTAAAACCTGACAGCGATGATCCCATTGTAGGCGGGAAAACCAGGGATGAACAGGGAAATTATGCTACCAATAAAAAATTCCCTGATATTAAGGGATTAACTGATTATGTTCATTCTCAGGGGTTAAAAGTCGGTATCTATTCTGGTCCGGGGCCCAAAACCTGTGCCGGATATGAAGCCTGCTACCTCCACGAGGAGGCTGATGCCCTTCAGTTTGCCAGGTGGGGATTCGATTACCTGAAATACGACTGGTGCGATTATGAAAGAATTGCAAAGGACCATAGCCTTGCTGAACTCAAGAAACCCTATACTGTTATGCGTAATGCACTGGACAAGGCCGACAGGGATATTGTGTACAGTTTATGCCAGTATGGAATGGGAGATGTATGGGAATGGGGTGAAGAAGTGGGTGGCAACTGCTGGAGGACAACCGGTGATATTACCGATGACTGGTCGAGTATGGAAAGTATTGGCTTCGGACAGGCAGGGAAGGAGAAATATGCAGGACCAGGCCACTGGAATGACCCGGATATGCTGGTAGTCGGAATGGTAGGCTGGGGGCCCAGTCTTCATCCAACGCGGCTTTCACCCAACGAACAATACACCCATATCTCCTTATGGTCATTGCTGGCCTCTCCCCTGCTTATTGGCTGTGATATGACCCAGATGGATGATTTCACTCTAAACCTGCTTACCAACAGTGAAGTACTTGGACATCAACCAGGATCCCCTGGGCCGGCAGGCCAGCCGGGTACTGCAGCTCAATAA
- a CDS encoding ATP-binding protein → MLIKRELQERIEARLSPGKVILLFGPRRVGKTMLINEIVKHSTERRLVLNGEDTTSLLLLAERSISNYRNLLNNIDLLIIDEAQNVPDIGKVLKLIVDEVPQVKVIASGSSSFDLLNKTGEPLTGRSYSFLLFPISQRELAGSENKLETRQNLELRMVYGSYPEVVTMNDNALRSDYLKELVNAYLFKDLLSLEGIRNAGKLRDLLTLLAFQTGNEVSMTELGAQLGLNKNTIDKYLDLLSKVFIIHCLGGYSSNLRKEISKNSKWYFYDNGIRNALISNFNPLSIRHDAGQLWENYLISERLKKRQYGSEPVNLHFWRTYDGQEIDLVETGTDSLKAFEIKWKDKKVKVPGAWKRAYPDAPFLIINPDNYLDWII, encoded by the coding sequence ATGCTTATAAAAAGAGAGCTTCAGGAAAGGATTGAAGCACGGCTAAGCCCCGGTAAGGTTATCTTGCTTTTTGGTCCGCGCAGGGTAGGAAAAACCATGCTTATTAATGAGATCGTAAAACATTCTACCGAGAGGAGACTGGTACTTAACGGTGAAGATACTACCAGTCTGTTATTGTTGGCGGAAAGGAGCATATCGAACTATCGCAACCTTCTCAATAACATTGATTTACTAATTATTGATGAGGCTCAAAATGTTCCGGATATAGGTAAGGTGTTGAAACTGATTGTTGATGAAGTACCACAGGTCAAGGTGATTGCTAGTGGATCCTCTTCATTTGACCTTCTAAATAAAACAGGCGAACCCCTAACCGGTAGAAGTTACTCTTTTCTGCTATTTCCCATAAGCCAGAGAGAGCTTGCCGGCAGTGAAAACAAGTTGGAAACAAGGCAAAATCTTGAATTGAGGATGGTATATGGCTCATACCCGGAGGTTGTCACCATGAATGATAATGCATTACGCTCTGATTACCTAAAAGAACTGGTTAATGCTTATCTGTTTAAAGATCTTCTGAGCCTTGAAGGTATCCGAAACGCAGGGAAGCTTCGGGATTTACTTACTCTTCTGGCTTTTCAAACCGGAAACGAAGTTTCAATGACTGAATTAGGTGCGCAGCTTGGATTAAATAAAAATACGATCGACAAGTATCTCGACCTGCTTTCAAAGGTCTTTATCATTCACTGTCTGGGAGGGTATTCATCCAATCTTCGTAAAGAAATATCCAAAAACTCAAAATGGTATTTCTATGATAACGGTATCCGCAATGCCCTGATCAGCAATTTCAATCCACTCTCCATTCGTCACGATGCCGGACAACTATGGGAGAATTACCTGATTTCGGAGCGGCTGAAGAAAAGGCAATATGGATCGGAGCCGGTCAATCTTCATTTCTGGCGAACTTACGACGGACAGGAAATTGACCTGGTCGAAACTGGCACAGATTCACTAAAGGCTTTTGAAATCAAATGGAAAGATAAAAAGGTAAAGGTTCCTGGAGCATGGAAGAGAGCCTATCCAGATGCACCATTTCTGATCATTAATCCGGATAACTATCTGGACTGGATCATATAA
- a CDS encoding GH92 family glycosyl hydrolase — translation MQSRFSLIFLLALSVVLNLQAQVKTYQPGILESVDPFIGTGGHVHTFPGATVPFGMIQLSPDTDITGWDWCAGYHYSDSSIMGFSHNHLSGTGWADLGDILLMPTTGPVQMEAGPKSDPDKGYRSRFSHQLESASPGYYKVLLADYDITAELTASERVGYHRYTFTGSKESNIIIDPVHKIFGKTIQSMVKIEGNIVKGYCYSDGWGGKRYAYFVAEFSKPFASFGTWNKGEMNPGSSFEAGTSAKAWVSFDTKPGEQVEVKVALSSVSLEGAIRNLAAEPAGRNFQSAREAARETWLKKLSVIEVKGGTAEQRKIFYTGLYHCFIAPNLYMDVDGQYTAVGKRLQAKGFDNYSTFSYWDTFRATHPLFTIVDQKHTAEFVNTLISRYSDADDHMPVWELCGFDNLCMLGYHSASVIWDAIAKGVPGIDPVKAFAAMKDASLTSKSSSSDGIGGLDVHASKGFVPVEYGVSVSQTLEFAYDDWCVASLANQLGLKEDATTYYKRSMNFKNHYQPSTKHFWPKNEDGSFVEAFELNDWKNLQPHWVSGNIWAYDYFVPHRLDTLVALHGGKKAFEKDLDRLFSESIEMKGDQHVDISGFVGMYGHGDEPGHHIPYLFNYAGAPAKTQYWVDYLRRTMYSTKPDGMINNEDCGQMSAWYVFSALGFYPVCPGKNQYDLGTPMFPEAIIHLENGQSFKIIAKGVSPGNIYVKSVKLNGKPFSGLILQHEDLMKGGTLEFQMGKASPNVK, via the coding sequence ATGCAAAGCCGTTTTTCCCTGATCTTTTTGTTGGCCCTGTCAGTTGTGCTGAACCTTCAGGCGCAAGTGAAAACCTATCAGCCAGGTATACTTGAGTCAGTTGATCCCTTTATTGGAACCGGCGGACATGTGCATACTTTCCCCGGGGCCACGGTTCCTTTTGGTATGATACAATTAAGCCCTGATACCGATATTACGGGCTGGGACTGGTGTGCAGGCTATCATTATTCCGATTCATCCATCATGGGTTTCAGTCATAACCACCTGAGCGGCACCGGCTGGGCCGACCTTGGGGATATTTTGCTGATGCCGACCACAGGTCCGGTACAAATGGAAGCCGGGCCCAAAAGTGATCCTGATAAGGGGTATCGGTCGAGGTTCAGTCATCAGCTGGAGAGCGCCAGCCCGGGCTATTATAAGGTTTTGCTTGCTGATTATGACATTACTGCAGAACTCACAGCTTCAGAAAGGGTAGGGTATCACCGGTATACATTTACCGGAAGTAAGGAATCAAATATAATTATCGACCCTGTACACAAGATTTTTGGGAAGACCATCCAAAGCATGGTGAAGATTGAAGGAAATATTGTGAAAGGTTACTGTTACAGTGATGGATGGGGTGGAAAGCGATATGCCTATTTTGTTGCTGAATTTTCGAAGCCTTTTGCCTCTTTTGGAACCTGGAATAAGGGTGAAATGAATCCCGGAAGCTCATTTGAAGCCGGAACTTCAGCAAAAGCCTGGGTAAGCTTTGATACAAAACCCGGCGAACAGGTTGAAGTGAAAGTGGCTCTCTCTTCAGTAAGTCTCGAGGGTGCCATCAGAAACCTGGCCGCAGAACCCGCAGGAAGAAATTTTCAATCAGCCCGGGAAGCAGCAAGGGAAACCTGGCTGAAGAAATTATCGGTAATCGAGGTGAAAGGGGGTACTGCTGAACAGCGTAAGATATTCTACACAGGTTTGTACCATTGTTTTATTGCTCCCAATCTTTATATGGATGTGGACGGCCAATATACTGCAGTGGGTAAGAGGTTGCAGGCCAAAGGATTTGATAACTACAGCACCTTCTCATACTGGGATACTTTCAGGGCAACACATCCGCTTTTTACCATCGTGGACCAGAAACATACTGCTGAATTTGTGAATACCCTGATCAGTCGTTATTCGGATGCAGATGACCATATGCCGGTATGGGAACTCTGCGGGTTCGACAATCTGTGTATGCTGGGTTATCATAGCGCTTCAGTGATATGGGATGCAATTGCCAAGGGAGTTCCAGGCATTGATCCTGTTAAAGCATTTGCCGCCATGAAAGATGCTTCGCTCACTTCAAAATCGAGCAGCAGCGATGGGATTGGAGGGCTGGATGTACACGCCAGCAAAGGTTTTGTGCCTGTTGAATATGGAGTGTCGGTATCACAAACCCTGGAATTTGCCTACGACGATTGGTGTGTAGCATCCCTGGCAAATCAACTGGGGCTGAAAGAAGATGCCACAACATATTATAAGAGATCCATGAATTTTAAGAACCATTATCAGCCATCCACTAAGCATTTCTGGCCAAAAAATGAAGATGGCAGCTTTGTGGAAGCTTTTGAACTGAATGACTGGAAAAACCTTCAGCCGCACTGGGTTTCAGGAAATATCTGGGCATATGATTATTTTGTTCCTCATCGCCTTGACACCCTGGTGGCGCTTCATGGAGGGAAAAAAGCTTTTGAAAAGGATCTCGACCGGCTTTTCAGCGAAAGCATCGAAATGAAAGGCGACCAGCATGTTGATATTTCAGGGTTCGTAGGGATGTATGGCCATGGGGATGAACCGGGACATCATATCCCATACCTTTTCAATTATGCGGGAGCCCCTGCCAAAACACAGTATTGGGTGGATTACCTGCGTCGCACCATGTATTCTACAAAGCCGGATGGGATGATCAATAATGAAGACTGCGGACAGATGTCGGCCTGGTATGTTTTTTCAGCCCTCGGATTTTACCCTGTTTGTCCGGGAAAGAACCAGTATGACCTTGGAACACCGATGTTTCCTGAAGCAATTATTCACCTGGAGAATGGGCAAAGTTTCAAAATCATTGCGAAAGGCGTTTCCCCGGGAAATATCTATGTGAAATCAGTGAAGTTAAACGGAAAACCATTTTCAGGCCTGATACTTCAGCATGAGGATCTGATGAAGGGTGGCACACTTGAATTTCAGATGGGGAAGGCAAGCCCGAATGTAAAATGA